A single Phytohabitans houttuyneae DNA region contains:
- a CDS encoding caspase family protein: MSEPRSSALCIGVSSFGSAGVEGLPGAPRDLPFAGRMARELAELLGGFGYAATCVDDSVSAAEVGATVRKAIAEADPEGTLVVHVLSHGALAPTGLHVVGGDGGFHDSTDVDGWLKMIVNAQGRTATTLFLLDVCHGGDAARPAWLPKVSEIDSRAWVIAACGPEESAFAGRFTEAVTTVLRRLAAGELDIDESREFVPLDTLARHVRRTVNELADARGQLAQRVTASLLDMSAEVPDLRFFRNLQYDGRRRRRFSGEVDAATAPFLDDLDEALDAEHFVRRAAGRANLRTGRLAGCFSGRGRELRILAPWINLHDDVGLRVVTGSPGVGKSALLGILVCATHPRLRPHTRDIWYGVAQSPFPSDLFAAVHARQRTLAQVAASIARQLRLDVSGIEGLLAAVAHLPKPPAIVVDALDEAVDGPAIMRELLLPLAATTCADGRAVRLLVGVRPWPDFAPLREAAGDGLIDLDAVPNDLLRDDVRHYVAGLLTLDRRWDELEVSGATHTLAHAIAHTLTEQPDQQWGAFLVASLYTNHILRTHAEPIKDPAEAASLGRRVPRSLPELLDLDLATRTRLRWMRPVLTATAHALGEGMPAESIRHVAAALAGEAAPEPGEILTALDEASFYLRHSADVDGTTRYRLFHQGLADHLRDPDEAGAVFTGLLASLPGRAERYWSLAEPYLLRHMPAHAAAAGRMDELIGDAGFLVEADPATVLPELERAGDAAGPLAEVYRAAREAGLGETREQRARVLAVAAARSGDSRLARALAGVPGRGLAGTGGSWAPVWVAGRHRGSTPRVAADELVGAVAGSLLAFSCDEHGNIHRQGHMLRATDASVVGVAVGEGRLSAYIGARDGQIHLHDLATPAHWVFAPHPGPVTGMSIVDLESGLSLITSDASAVIRVIDARTGDIKPIDIGGDVRGDVVVAAVRAGNQAMAGICAANKARVWDLHSHRPAGQWLVSESDPIVALTAGEYGGRAHVVARTRTGQLSVRELGLGTRPRYVPLGLGPVIRSHASAADIIVTGGADGHVRLGTLASTVRSVVLSRHVGSVPAVACAVVGETVYVVSTSGRSVRLNSWARTDDTIREFPDWDADMEVTTLSLVHVDDRVVAVAGGGSGVMVGQWDVGEGRRTAAIKTVESEAVTAAALASSADRSVAILGTAGGTIELRPVTDDAVAVGPIPAHDDAVLSIQTHEPDGRPAVVSVGRDRTVQFRTVDDGTPLFPPIQVDHEILEMRFGQLGGRAVAALWGADFRGTLWDLPTASRTGALSTGPPPSGAAPAHGVWCDVVSGQPAVIVDGERHPLDGHQAPVVSTAVGAVDGEARVYTGDTGGVVHIWDPRTRQILDTVVVGRPIDQLVGGDDGELLIVNGGEVLALRHHRPPEPPLPAPEPPSRNPLVERYERMVEQLSADQRRASPLPSDATDAQIRSALWYTLVPPAADARAAERMLADEIGACRPGDTAPAGGTG, from the coding sequence ATGAGCGAACCACGATCGAGTGCACTGTGCATCGGAGTGTCCTCGTTCGGCTCCGCGGGTGTGGAAGGCCTGCCCGGAGCGCCACGCGACCTGCCGTTCGCCGGGCGCATGGCGCGCGAGCTGGCGGAGCTGCTCGGCGGCTTCGGCTACGCGGCCACCTGCGTCGACGACTCCGTGTCCGCCGCCGAGGTGGGGGCGACCGTCCGGAAGGCGATAGCCGAGGCCGACCCCGAGGGCACGCTCGTCGTGCACGTCCTCAGCCACGGCGCGCTGGCGCCGACCGGGCTGCACGTGGTCGGCGGAGACGGCGGCTTCCACGACTCCACGGACGTCGACGGCTGGCTCAAAATGATCGTCAACGCACAGGGTCGCACCGCGACCACCCTGTTCCTGCTGGACGTCTGCCACGGCGGCGACGCGGCACGGCCCGCGTGGCTGCCGAAGGTGTCCGAAATCGACAGTCGCGCGTGGGTGATCGCGGCATGCGGCCCGGAGGAGAGCGCGTTCGCCGGCCGGTTCACCGAGGCGGTCACCACCGTGCTGCGCCGGCTGGCCGCGGGCGAGCTCGACATCGACGAGTCGCGGGAGTTCGTACCGCTGGACACCCTCGCCCGGCACGTGCGGCGGACGGTCAACGAGCTCGCCGACGCGCGGGGCCAGCTCGCGCAGCGGGTGACCGCCAGCCTGCTGGACATGAGCGCCGAGGTGCCCGACCTGCGGTTCTTCCGCAACCTCCAGTACGACGGGCGGCGCCGCCGCCGCTTCAGCGGTGAGGTGGACGCCGCCACCGCACCGTTTCTGGACGACCTCGACGAGGCGCTCGACGCCGAGCACTTCGTGCGCCGCGCGGCCGGGCGGGCAAACCTGCGGACCGGACGGCTGGCCGGCTGCTTCAGCGGCCGCGGCCGCGAGCTGAGGATCCTGGCACCGTGGATCAACCTGCACGACGACGTCGGCCTGCGCGTGGTCACCGGCAGCCCCGGCGTGGGCAAGTCCGCGCTGCTGGGCATCCTGGTCTGCGCCACCCACCCCCGGCTGCGCCCGCACACCAGGGACATCTGGTACGGGGTGGCCCAGTCCCCGTTTCCGAGCGACCTGTTCGCCGCCGTCCACGCCCGGCAGCGCACGCTCGCCCAGGTGGCCGCCTCGATCGCGCGGCAGCTGCGACTCGACGTGTCGGGCATCGAGGGCCTGCTCGCCGCGGTGGCGCACCTGCCGAAGCCACCGGCCATCGTGGTCGACGCGCTCGACGAGGCGGTCGACGGCCCGGCCATCATGCGCGAGCTGCTGCTCCCGCTGGCCGCCACCACCTGCGCCGACGGCCGGGCGGTCCGGCTGCTGGTCGGCGTGCGACCCTGGCCCGACTTCGCGCCGCTGCGGGAGGCGGCCGGCGACGGCCTGATCGACCTCGACGCGGTCCCCAACGACCTGCTCCGCGACGACGTCCGCCACTACGTGGCCGGGCTGCTGACGCTCGACCGGCGGTGGGACGAGCTGGAGGTCAGCGGCGCCACGCACACGCTCGCCCACGCCATCGCGCACACCCTGACCGAGCAGCCCGACCAGCAGTGGGGCGCGTTCCTGGTCGCCAGCCTGTACACCAACCACATCCTGCGCACCCACGCCGAGCCGATCAAGGATCCGGCCGAGGCCGCGAGCCTCGGGCGGCGGGTGCCGCGTTCCCTGCCGGAGCTGCTCGACCTCGACCTGGCCACCCGCACCCGGCTGCGCTGGATGCGACCCGTGCTGACCGCCACGGCACACGCGCTGGGCGAGGGCATGCCGGCCGAGTCGATCAGGCACGTCGCGGCCGCGCTGGCGGGCGAGGCGGCACCCGAGCCGGGGGAGATCCTCACCGCGCTCGACGAGGCATCCTTCTACCTGCGGCACAGCGCCGACGTCGACGGCACCACCCGGTACCGGCTGTTTCACCAGGGCCTCGCCGACCACCTGCGCGACCCGGACGAGGCCGGCGCTGTCTTCACCGGCCTGCTGGCGTCGTTGCCGGGACGCGCCGAGCGCTACTGGTCCCTCGCCGAGCCGTACCTGCTGCGGCACATGCCCGCCCACGCCGCGGCCGCCGGGCGCATGGACGAGCTGATCGGCGATGCGGGCTTCCTCGTCGAGGCCGACCCCGCCACGGTGCTGCCCGAGCTGGAACGGGCCGGTGACGCCGCCGGCCCCCTCGCCGAGGTCTACCGGGCCGCTCGCGAGGCCGGCCTGGGCGAGACGCGGGAGCAGCGGGCACGGGTCCTCGCCGTGGCCGCCGCGAGATCGGGCGACAGCCGGCTCGCCCGCGCGCTCGCCGGCGTGCCGGGCCGCGGCCTGGCCGGTACCGGCGGAAGCTGGGCGCCGGTGTGGGTCGCCGGCCGGCACCGGGGGTCGACGCCCCGGGTGGCCGCCGACGAACTGGTCGGCGCGGTCGCCGGCAGCCTGCTCGCGTTCAGCTGTGACGAGCACGGCAACATCCACCGTCAGGGTCACATGCTGCGCGCGACCGACGCCTCCGTGGTCGGGGTGGCTGTGGGGGAAGGCCGGCTGTCGGCGTACATCGGCGCCCGGGACGGCCAGATCCACCTCCACGACCTGGCGACGCCGGCACACTGGGTGTTCGCTCCACATCCCGGTCCCGTCACGGGAATGTCGATAGTGGACCTGGAGTCGGGTCTGTCGCTGATCACGTCGGACGCGAGCGCGGTGATCCGAGTGATCGACGCACGCACCGGCGATATCAAGCCGATTGACATCGGTGGCGACGTGCGGGGCGACGTAGTGGTCGCCGCCGTGCGCGCCGGCAACCAGGCAATGGCCGGGATCTGCGCCGCCAACAAAGCGCGAGTCTGGGACCTGCACAGTCACCGGCCCGCTGGTCAGTGGCTGGTCTCCGAGTCCGACCCGATCGTCGCGCTGACCGCTGGCGAGTACGGCGGCCGGGCCCACGTCGTGGCGCGCACCCGCACGGGTCAGCTATCGGTGCGCGAGCTCGGCCTGGGGACCAGACCCCGGTACGTGCCCCTCGGCCTTGGCCCCGTCATCCGGTCGCACGCATCAGCTGCCGACATCATCGTCACCGGCGGCGCCGACGGCCACGTCAGGCTCGGGACGCTGGCGAGCACGGTGAGGTCTGTCGTGCTCAGCCGGCACGTCGGTTCGGTGCCGGCCGTCGCCTGCGCCGTGGTTGGCGAGACCGTCTACGTCGTGTCGACGTCAGGGCGTTCGGTCAGGCTCAACTCATGGGCCCGGACAGACGACACGATCCGCGAGTTTCCCGACTGGGACGCGGACATGGAGGTCACCACGCTCAGCCTCGTGCACGTCGACGACCGTGTCGTCGCCGTGGCCGGTGGTGGGTCCGGCGTGATGGTCGGGCAGTGGGACGTGGGCGAGGGGCGCCGCACGGCAGCCATCAAGACCGTGGAAAGCGAGGCCGTCACCGCCGCGGCGCTGGCCAGCTCCGCGGATCGCAGCGTGGCGATACTCGGTACCGCCGGCGGCACCATCGAGCTCCGCCCCGTGACCGACGACGCGGTGGCGGTCGGCCCCATCCCGGCACACGACGACGCCGTCCTGTCCATCCAGACCCATGAGCCGGACGGCCGCCCCGCCGTGGTCTCGGTAGGGCGGGACCGCACGGTCCAGTTCCGCACTGTGGATGACGGGACGCCGCTGTTCCCGCCGATCCAGGTCGACCACGAGATCCTCGAGATGCGCTTCGGCCAGCTCGGCGGCAGGGCGGTAGCGGCGCTCTGGGGCGCGGACTTCCGCGGGACCCTTTGGGATCTGCCCACGGCGTCGCGGACCGGGGCACTGTCGACCGGCCCGCCGCCCTCCGGCGCGGCACCCGCGCACGGGGTCTGGTGCGACGTGGTCTCGGGGCAGCCGGCGGTCATCGTCGACGGCGAACGGCATCCGCTCGACGGCCACCAGGCGCCCGTGGTCAGTACGGCGGTCGGCGCCGTCGACGGCGAGGCGCGCGTCTACACCGGAGACACCGGCGGCGTGGTCCACATCTGGGACCCGCGGACCCGCCAGATCCTCGACACCGTCGTGGTCGGCCGCCCGATCGACCAACTGGTCGGTGGCGACGACGGCGAACTGCTGATCGTCAACGGCGGCGAGGTCCTCGCGCTGCGCCACCACCGCCCGCCCGAGCCGCCGCTCCCAGCGCCCGAACCGCCGAGCCGAAACCCGCTCGTGGAGCGCTACGAGCGCATGGTCGAGCAGCTGAGCGCGGACCAGCGCCGCGCGTCACCCCTGCCATCGGACGCCACGGATGCCCAGATCCGCTCCGCGTTGTGGTACACGCTCGTGCCGCCCGCGGCCGACGCCCGTGCGGCCGAGCGGATGCTCGCCGACGAGATCGGGGCCTGTCGACCGGGGGACACGGCTCCTGCTGGCGGAACCGGCTGA
- a CDS encoding helix-turn-helix transcriptional regulator codes for MQRDELADFLRRRREAIRPGEVGIAGGPRRRTTGLRREEVAMLSGMSVDYVVRLEQGRSSQPSTQLLGALARALRLSDDERDHLFHLAGHQPPPADGVARLARAGLIRMLDLLGDTPALVLSDLGEVLAQNRASLLLMGDHTRFTGDRRYMAYRWFTEPAARTVHPPEEEDRHARQIVADLRAAAGRRTGDPTVEGLVERLRAASADFRRRWAEHEVAVRRNDRKTLVHPRVGPLLMDCETLVTPDQGQQLLVLTPADAEARERLDLLRVVGIEEFPTGPVDAPGASERPASGGDSRSSARPVAGRGSRHRRRLRPGYRRRPASLYIGAAVLCHRSSAAYTTCASHPSSAQPAFSGQTTVPGGWPSSGATARVAFTPRLSTRLPTGGRLMR; via the coding sequence ATGCAGCGTGACGAGCTAGCCGACTTCCTGCGCCGCCGCCGCGAGGCGATCCGCCCGGGCGAGGTCGGCATCGCCGGCGGCCCGCGCCGCCGCACCACCGGCCTGCGCCGGGAGGAGGTGGCGATGCTCTCCGGCATGTCGGTCGACTACGTGGTACGCCTCGAACAGGGCCGCAGCAGCCAGCCGTCGACCCAGCTGCTCGGTGCGCTGGCCCGGGCGTTGCGCCTGTCCGACGACGAGCGCGACCACCTGTTTCACCTCGCCGGCCACCAGCCGCCGCCCGCCGACGGCGTGGCCCGCCTGGCGCGCGCCGGCCTGATCCGCATGCTCGACCTGCTCGGCGACACCCCCGCGCTGGTGCTGTCCGACCTCGGCGAGGTCCTCGCCCAGAACAGGGCGTCGCTCCTGCTGATGGGCGACCACACAAGGTTCACCGGCGACCGGCGGTACATGGCTTACCGCTGGTTTACCGAACCCGCCGCCCGCACGGTCCATCCGCCCGAGGAGGAGGACCGCCACGCCCGCCAGATCGTGGCCGACCTCCGCGCTGCCGCGGGTCGCCGCACCGGCGATCCCACGGTCGAGGGACTTGTCGAACGGCTGCGGGCCGCGAGCGCGGACTTCCGCCGCCGCTGGGCCGAGCACGAGGTCGCGGTCCGCCGCAACGACCGCAAGACTCTGGTACACCCGCGGGTCGGCCCCCTGCTGATGGACTGCGAAACGCTCGTCACTCCCGACCAGGGCCAGCAACTGCTGGTGCTCACCCCTGCGGACGCCGAGGCCCGCGAGCGCCTGGACCTGCTGCGGGTGGTCGGCATCGAGGAGTTTCCGACCGGGCCCGTCGACGCGCCGGGTGCGAGCGAACGACCGGCCTCCGGGGGAGATAGCCGGTCGTCGGCCCGGCCTGTCGCCGGACGGGGCAGCCGCCACCGGCGCAGGTTGCGGCCAGGGTACCGGCGCCGGCCCGCATCGCTCTACATCGGAGCGGCCGTCCTGTGTCACCGATCGTCGGCGGCGTACACCACATGCGCTTCCCACCCCAGCTCGGCACAGCCCGCGTTCAGCGGCCAGACCACCGTCCCCGGCGGATGGCCGTCGAGCGGGGCGACCGCCAGGGTCGCTTTCACGCCGCGACTGTCGACGCGCCTGCCGACAGGCGGGAGGCTGATGCGGTAG
- a CDS encoding aldo/keto reductase: protein MQTRKLGSTGPAVSALGLGAMGMSGGAYGPADRGESIATVHAALDAGVTLIDTGDFYAMGHNELLLAEALRGRDRDGYLLSVKFGQLRGPGHVFGGPDGRPEAVRNFLAYSLTRLGVDHIDIYRPARLDPAVPIEETVGAIKEMVDAGYVRHIGLSEVDAATIRRAHAVHPIADLQIEYSLLSRAVEADVLPTLRELGIGLTAYGVLSRGLISGHWAAGRVAGPGDMRGISPRFTGDNVTHNLALVDALRRVAEAKDCTVAQLAIAWVAAQGDEIVPLVGARTRARLAEALPAAQLRLTGDDLAEIEKAVPAGSARGDRYPAAFMASLGVGN from the coding sequence ATGCAGACACGGAAACTGGGAAGTACCGGCCCGGCAGTATCCGCGCTGGGACTGGGTGCGATGGGCATGTCCGGCGGCGCCTACGGTCCGGCCGACCGCGGGGAGAGCATCGCCACCGTGCACGCCGCGCTGGACGCGGGCGTCACTCTGATCGACACCGGCGACTTCTACGCCATGGGCCACAACGAGCTGCTGCTCGCCGAGGCGCTGCGCGGGCGGGACCGGGACGGCTACCTGCTGAGCGTGAAGTTCGGCCAGCTGCGGGGGCCGGGTCATGTGTTCGGCGGGCCGGACGGCCGGCCCGAGGCGGTGCGAAACTTCCTGGCCTACTCGCTGACCAGGCTGGGCGTCGACCACATCGACATCTACCGCCCCGCGCGGCTGGACCCGGCCGTGCCGATCGAGGAGACGGTCGGCGCGATTAAGGAGATGGTCGACGCCGGGTACGTGCGGCACATCGGCCTGTCGGAGGTCGACGCCGCCACGATCCGGCGGGCACACGCGGTACATCCGATCGCCGACCTGCAGATCGAGTACTCGCTGCTGTCCCGCGCGGTGGAGGCGGACGTCCTGCCCACGCTGCGGGAGCTCGGCATCGGCCTGACCGCGTACGGCGTGCTCAGCCGCGGCCTCATCTCGGGCCACTGGGCCGCCGGCCGGGTGGCCGGCCCCGGCGACATGCGCGGCATCAGCCCCCGGTTCACCGGCGACAACGTGACGCACAACCTCGCGCTCGTGGACGCGCTACGCCGGGTCGCCGAGGCGAAGGACTGCACCGTCGCGCAGCTCGCCATCGCCTGGGTCGCCGCGCAGGGCGACGAGATCGTGCCGCTGGTCGGCGCGCGCACCCGCGCGCGGCTGGCCGAGGCGCTGCCCGCGGCGCAGCTGCGCCTCACCGGTGACGACCTCGCCGAGATAGAGAAGGCGGTACCGGCGGGCTCGGCGCGCGGTGACCGGTACCCGGCCGCGTTCATGGCGAGCTTGGGCGTGGGGAACTGA
- a CDS encoding sugar efflux transporter — MAVGVVPRSRRGGRALLPLGLLFFAIGVSGAVVEPFRALFLSTAVRASPVQLTVFLIVAPLSGVVAATLVGRLSDRRAIRRELLVATSVAGLVGMGLTAFVRDYWALLALTATATALAGALFPQALAYARQHLTRGGASAAMGISTLRTVFSASWVAGPPLAAILLRAGGFASIFVAAAAMYVVAALIAVLLLHKVDAPLSTAGPAPDLAGTPSASRSTLLRTAAAFTLLQCPMTLCVQALPLYIDADLGGDATDAGLILGLCAALEIPLMLSLGVLASRIRIRVLVLAGAGCGVAYYAFATITPSVWALGGAQILNAAFIAAVAGLGISYMQDMLPEQPGRVTTLFINSFPVGAMLAGPLFGLSQRFGYRYAFLIASALCLAGLLVLLATDPRGRSRLSSPRPSSP; from the coding sequence ATGGCCGTGGGTGTGGTGCCGCGATCGCGGCGCGGCGGTCGGGCCCTGCTCCCCCTCGGTCTGCTCTTCTTCGCGATCGGCGTCTCCGGCGCGGTGGTCGAGCCGTTCCGCGCGCTGTTTCTGAGCACGGCGGTCCGGGCCAGCCCGGTCCAGCTGACGGTCTTCCTGATCGTCGCGCCGCTGTCCGGCGTGGTCGCGGCGACGCTGGTCGGCCGGTTGTCCGACCGGCGCGCGATCCGGCGAGAGCTGCTGGTCGCCACGTCCGTGGCGGGCCTGGTCGGAATGGGCCTGACCGCTTTCGTGCGCGACTACTGGGCGCTGCTCGCGCTGACGGCGACGGCGACCGCGCTGGCCGGCGCGCTGTTTCCGCAGGCGCTCGCCTACGCCCGGCAACACCTGACCCGCGGCGGCGCCAGCGCGGCGATGGGCATCAGTACACTTCGGACGGTCTTTTCGGCGTCCTGGGTCGCCGGGCCGCCGCTCGCCGCCATCCTGCTGCGGGCCGGCGGTTTCGCCTCCATCTTCGTCGCGGCCGCCGCGATGTACGTGGTCGCGGCGCTCATCGCCGTGCTCCTTCTGCACAAAGTGGACGCTCCACTGTCGACGGCAGGACCGGCGCCCGATCTCGCCGGCACGCCATCGGCCTCCCGCTCGACGCTGTTGAGGACCGCGGCGGCGTTCACGCTCCTGCAGTGCCCGATGACCCTGTGCGTGCAGGCGTTGCCGCTGTACATCGACGCCGACCTGGGCGGCGACGCGACCGACGCGGGCCTGATCCTCGGCCTGTGCGCCGCGCTGGAGATCCCGCTCATGCTCAGCCTCGGCGTGCTGGCGAGCCGGATCCGGATCCGCGTGCTGGTGCTCGCCGGGGCGGGCTGCGGTGTCGCGTACTACGCGTTCGCCACGATCACGCCGTCGGTCTGGGCGCTGGGTGGCGCCCAGATCCTCAACGCGGCTTTCATCGCGGCGGTGGCCGGCCTCGGCATCTCCTACATGCAGGACATGCTGCCGGAGCAGCCCGGGCGGGTGACGACGCTGTTCATCAACTCGTTCCCGGTCGGCGCGATGCTGGCCGGTCCGCTGTTCGGCCTGTCCCAGCGCTTCGGCTACCGGTACGCGTTCCTCATCGCCTCGGCCCTGTGCCTCGCCGGCCTGCTCGTCCTGCTGGCGACCGACCCGCGCGGCCGCTCCAGGCTCAGTTCCCCACGCCCAAGCTCGCCATGA
- a CDS encoding Rieske (2Fe-2S) protein, which yields MRSRCWFGLGLSPFRPGRPGAAAFARHRGGNPAPQGWQDLCAQDALTGGRPLAARIGEVPVLVTRTDAGMTAMIAHCGHQTGPLADGELTTVDGADCMVCPWHGSTFRLTDGAVVHGPAATGQPLLRTRVVAGRVQATPP from the coding sequence ATGCGGTCGCGCTGCTGGTTCGGTCTCGGCCTGTCACCGTTCCGGCCGGGCAGACCGGGCGCGGCCGCGTTTGCCCGGCATCGCGGCGGGAATCCAGCGCCGCAGGGCTGGCAGGACCTGTGCGCGCAGGACGCCCTCACCGGCGGCAGGCCACTGGCCGCCCGCATCGGCGAGGTGCCGGTGCTGGTCACCCGCACCGACGCCGGGATGACCGCGATGATCGCGCACTGCGGCCACCAGACCGGCCCACTCGCCGACGGCGAACTGACCACAGTGGACGGCGCCGACTGCATGGTCTGCCCGTGGCACGGCAGCACCTTCAGGCTCACCGACGGCGCCGTCGTGCACGGTCCCGCCGCCACCGGCCAGCCGCTCCTGCGCACCCGCGTGGTCGCCGGCCGCGTACAGGCGACCCCGCCCTAA
- a CDS encoding LysE family translocator, whose protein sequence is MTSRMIAFTLASLTLIAIPGPNMIFIVTRTAAQGLRAGLASALGVEAGTLLHIALAGIGVAALVAASPVAFTVVKYAGVGYLVYLGVQALRSKAGPGTETVRPASPARLFLDGALINALNPKVVLFFLAFLPQFVRSESELPLFGAVLFALALAADITYCLAANAIGPWLRRRASGNRVVASIYFGLGLFTVLAG, encoded by the coding sequence ATGACCAGCCGGATGATCGCCTTCACGCTCGCCTCGCTGACGCTCATCGCGATACCGGGACCGAACATGATCTTCATCGTCACCCGGACCGCCGCGCAGGGGCTCCGCGCGGGGCTCGCGTCGGCGCTCGGCGTCGAGGCCGGCACACTGCTGCACATCGCGCTCGCCGGTATCGGGGTGGCCGCGCTCGTGGCCGCCTCGCCGGTCGCCTTCACCGTGGTCAAGTACGCCGGCGTCGGCTACCTGGTCTACCTCGGCGTACAGGCGCTGCGCAGCAAGGCCGGGCCCGGCACCGAGACCGTGCGGCCGGCCTCGCCCGCCCGGCTCTTCCTGGACGGCGCGCTCATCAACGCGCTCAACCCGAAGGTCGTGCTGTTCTTCCTGGCGTTCCTGCCCCAGTTCGTCCGCTCGGAGAGCGAGCTGCCGCTGTTCGGCGCGGTCCTCTTCGCGCTGGCGTTGGCCGCCGACATCACCTACTGCCTGGCCGCCAACGCGATCGGCCCGTGGCTGCGCCGCCGGGCGTCCGGGAACCGCGTGGTCGCCTCGATCTACTTCGGTCTCGGCCTGTTCACCGTCCTGGCCGGCTGA